The window ATTTATCGTTATCAAATTCTATTTGAATTGATCTATAAATCTGTAAAATTGTTTGATTGTTTGCAGCCCTGTTGTATGCCACGATCTTCGGTCACGTGACTACGATCATCCAACAGATGACATCGGCCACGGCCAAATATCACGACATGCTGAACAACGTGAGGGAGTTCATGAAGCTGCACGAGGTGCCGAAGGCGCTTAGCGAACGCGTGATGGATTACGTGGTGAGCACCTGGGCGATGACCAAGGGCCTAGACACCGACAAGGTACTTAACTATTGCCCCAAGGATATGAAGGCGGATATCTGCGTTCATCTGAACAGGAAGGTCTTCAACGAACACCCTGCATTTAGGCAAGCTTCGTCATTCTTCTTAGATTTTAGTGTATTCTTGCATAGAGATATCCTTATGTGGCGCGTATAATCTAACAAAATTTTTCCTGCAATTTACTATTAATTATATACCTAAGCCATTCGTTTTTGAGAAATTGTACAGTACTCATGTATCTTTTATCGATATGTCTTAATTTTTGTGATCCTTGTATCATGACTTGTAATTATAATGACTTATAATTAATATGTACAATCATATTTATACACTTTCGTCTTCAGATTGGCCTCCGATGGCTGCCTCCGTGCTCTGGCGATGCATTTCACGATGTCCCACAGCGCGCCAGGCGATCTATTGTATCACACAGGCGAGTCTATCGATTCGTTGTGCTTCATCGTGACCGGAAGTCTCGAGGTGATCCAGGATGACGAGGTCGTGGCGATCCTCGGCAAGGGTGACGTGTTCGGCGACAGCTTCTGGACAAACCCGTCCGTAGGACAAAGCGCTGCCAATGTTCGAGCTCTTACTTACTGTGATCTCCACACGATCAAGAGAGATCGGTTGCTGGAGGTGCTGGATTTTTATCAGGCTTTCGCCAACTCTTTTGCCAGGAACCTCGTTCTGACTTACAACCTTAGCCATCGGGTGAGTGTTTCTTAAATTTtgcttctatttttatttttattttgttttatcgatTATTTCAAACATACTTAATTTTTACAGATTAAGTGCTGCTGTTTGTTTATTTTAGATGttaaattcgtttgaaattttaaatatctttcCATATTGTTTTAAATAACTTCTTTACAGAATTTGTAATTTTCCTGAGTTTATAAATTGCCAATTTGAAGCATCGATGATATCGTAAGTTGCCAATTTGAAATTTTGGTCCTCTTTTTCTCaaaaatttcttattttaaCCTTTGATGGCTTAGTATTTAACTTTGATTATTTTAAGGATCGTTAATTTTTTATCTTGGGGATTTCAAAATCGATAAGTGGAATTAGTGATTCCAAAAATCTTCAAAATAGTTAATTTGAAATTCTATCTTCGAAAATTGCTATTTTGAAATTTGccgaattgaaagaaagaaaggcaAAGAGTGAAGGGTAAAGAAAAGATTTGAAATCTCGAGGTTTCAATTCTTTATTGAACTCTTAGCATTATACTGAACAGCAGTGCAATGTTTGCTCTTTGGCTTTGTTCTCTCAACAGAACAGAGGGAACATTGACCGCCAGTCGACTCATATACGAATAATACACACAGTCTTATGTAACAATAGTAATGAATATGTGTTGTACAAGTTTCTTCTCGTCGATAGACTTTATTCAGCGTATCAAGAAGTCCGATTAAAAATGATTGATGACTCACCAGGCACTAGATAATAGGCATTCGAAAAACACAGCAACTCGTAcggtataatattttttttcatttcttttttttctgtatatatatatttgttttaatattgCTCCATCAATGGTAGAGTCAATTTGAAATGACTTTAGTACGAGAGATCAGGCCGTTACAGGGACATgaaattttttttcaaaaagaTCAGCTAGCAAACAACCAGAAGAAAATGCTTGAAGAACGCGATTGTTGATCATTCTTTTTAGtaactattaatattattctgttAAAACAATTCCACGAAATCTAGAGAATCAtcttgtttttctattttttcatttacaGGTATTGCATTATACAATGACCTTCTTTTGTTTCTACAAAGCTGATACAGTTTTGAATAGCCTGATatgttttccttttttcctctttttcataCTATCTCAAACAAATGTCTAATATCACAATtactctttcttttctcttaatCCGTCACTGTACATCTTGCGACCAGACATCTCTAATATGACTCTTGAGGTAGAATCTTGATCCAAAACTGACCTTGCGTcttgttcttcttcttcgacTTGTGGAATAGGACCAACACCCCAAACCTCACAGTGTTTAATCCTAAAATTCTCCTTGCCACTGAGTTGCACATAATTCTGGAAGGTTGTGCAGGACAAGCTTGATTTTCCAGTTCCATATTCACAGTCCAGCCATAAGCCTGGATAATTCAACTGTCCTCCCATGAGCAGCCCATTAGGCATAGTTTGTTGATGAAGATTTAAGTACTGGAAATGGTTGTTGTAACCAGTGCAAGGAAATGTAAGTATATCTGGTTCAAGTTTGAATAAAAAGGAAGATTGGTTTCCAATGAAATTCGGTCCAACTCTCCAACTATCAGAGGCAAAACCTCCAAACACGTGGTCATCGGTGTCCTGAAGAATTAAAATAGTTGATCCTTGCATGGTGATTCTTCCAAGCATAGTGGAAAATGATTCTCCATGCACTTGActggaaaataaaaatctcCATTCGTTGCGAAGCTCGTGAGGCAAACTGAGATTCAAGAACAGAACATCACCCAATCCCAAAATACTTGGAAAATGTGGTATATTCTCCAAACCCTTGCAACCTGGCAAGAGGTTCAAATCGTTTATTCTACTGCTTGCATTCTTGTCTCCTTTTTTCTGAGAAACCAAGAAAAGGCACTGAAAAACGTGCGATTGTATGGTATTGAAAGTGGTTGTTGTAGAGAACCAGTTCTCTACTTGTTCGGTGGTCAGTGTCTCACCATGTTTGACTAGATCTACGCACAAACTTCTGGATCTCATCCCTATTCTCCTAGTGTTTACTGTGCAACCAATGCTGCTCCATGTTAAGTAGTGTGCATTCCCAGAGTTTTTTTGTAGTCTCAAGTAGGAATTAATGGTGGCTTGAAGATATTGAAGGAACGTTGCAGTGGGTATTTCATGTTTCTGCTCCTCTTCCGAGAAGCCATTGAAAATCAGGCTAGTCCTCTCCTCCGGACTGCCACGTATGGCAAACACATACAATCTCCCAAAATTCTCTCCATTTATGGCAGACACTCTCTTTCCTGGTTCATGACAGAGGAACCTTACTACAAATTGCAGTAGTACATCATCCAAATGACTGGACCAGTGTTTGAATATATCTTCGCGTTTTATAGAGCCTGAACTCCGGGACATGGACTTGAACAGATTCTCCACCAAGGTCAGCTCCTCCGCGGAGAGGATATTCGCGGATGAAGCGGAACGGCTCGAACCATGACCCATCTGAAACAAATCGATTACTTTCAGAAAAATCGTTCCATACAACTgtcaaaaaataaagaaaacatTCTTGTGTAAACATATGACTATCAAACAATTGATCTACTTTGCATATTTTACAATTCATTGCTATTTACGATAATATACGTCGCTAGATTTAGAAATGACTGGTAATCGTAAGAAATTGGAGAAAAGATAAGGATTTACAAACCTTTCGAACGCGAGGAGTACTTTCCACATCAATCCATATACCTCAGTTTTCCCAGTGAAAACTTCGATTCGACACGAATCACGGTAATAGAAGTACGCAAGTACGCGTACTTTCTTTCAGAATGGATCGCCAAGCATCTGAAACGAAATTCCGAACTCGTCCGAACGGAACTCGTGCGGTCCGGGAGCTTCCCCGAGCCGACACAATAAATAAGATATTTTGAGGTTAGTCACAAGTGCAAGTAACCTGCTACTAGTGCGCTCACGGTGCGCCTATCGACTGCTCTACTCGCGCATGTGCAGAGTAAAGTTAAACGAAACCTCCCACCCTTAACCTGCAACTTTCTATCCGGAAAAAAGGAAATAGCAGGGGAGCGTCGCTTTCCCGGCGTTAGAAACTGGATTACCTGAAAAAATTCAATTACCCGAGTTATCTACGTTTTATTCCAGTAAAGGAATATTAAAACATAGAGAGTTATTACATACTGAAATTACCTACGTTGATTTCATTTCTTAATAAGCTTAACGAACGAAGATCATCTCGCATCTCCGGAAACGTTAGTCGTGTTCAAAGAATCTGAGAATCGAAGCATCCTTGTAGGAAACACTGTAAGTGCTAAAAATCAAATTTCTtcaggagaaagagaaaaagttagCTGACTTTagtatttcgaaatttcatttatttatagaCAGAGATATACATTTACAGAAGTCAAACTAATCAACtccactttttattaatttattcagtCTGTTATATGTGTATACGAATAACATCTGATTCCCATACTTCCGTCAGTTTACTTATCGCAAAAAAATCACGCGAATAGTGATAAATCTCaaggtaaatttaaaaaaaggcG of the Bombus affinis isolate iyBomAffi1 chromosome 6, iyBomAffi1.2, whole genome shotgun sequence genome contains:
- the LOC126917705 gene encoding MTOR-associated protein MEAK7, with protein sequence MGHGSSRSASSANILSAEELTLVENLFKSMSRSSGSIKREDIFKHWSSHLDDVLLQFVVRFLCHEPGKRVSAINGENFGRLYVFAIRGSPEERTSLIFNGFSEEEQKHEIPTATFLQYLQATINSYLRLQKNSGNAHYLTWSSIGCTVNTRRIGMRSRSLCVDLVKHGETLTTEQVENWFSTTTTFNTIQSHVFQCLFLVSQKKGDKNASSRINDLNLLPGCKGLENIPHFPSILGLGDVLFLNLSLPHELRNEWRFLFSSQVHGESFSTMLGRITMQGSTILILQDTDDHVFGGFASDSWRVGPNFIGNQSSFLFKLEPDILTFPCTGYNNHFQYLNLHQQTMPNGLLMGGQLNYPGLWLDCEYGTGKSSLSCTTFQNYVQLSGKENFRIKHCEVWGVGPIPQVEEEEQDARSVLDQDSTSRVILEMSGRKMYSDGLREKKE